A genomic segment from Gammaproteobacteria bacterium encodes:
- a CDS encoding HAD-IC family P-type ATPase yields the protein MERVVELERLAGIADPAEGLTAAEVAAQRADYGDNVIVPVRRHAWLVILGDTLRDPMLWFLFVTAGLYLWLGDLREAVVLLIAVFPLLAMDFFLHWRTSASVSGLQSRLATEARVRRDGAWETVPSHELVVGDLVRVAGGDWIPADGIVEDGAQLQVEESSLTGESWPARKSAWPYLWARESMGGPDESNWVYAGTRLLTGELTYRVLRIGAETAYGGIVRTTQASSHELTPLQQGIARVVKVLLGFALFFCVLIALIRFWQGHGLVDALLSALTFAIAALPEEFPVVFTFFLGVGVFRLAKHRALVRRAVTVENIRHVSCICSDKTGTLTSGELHLTHIVPAVHGQSDRLLETARAASGAERFDPLDRAILSVEPNNHGAPPPAVKRFPFTEDRRRESVVLDSANGVFKLASKGAVETILAVCGIDGAARDEWQARADRYAAEGHKVIAVAELDGLATPEEPAAGMQFLGLLAFEDPPREGVHEAVDACRSLGIRTIMVTGDHPVTARSVARSLGLGQDEPRVLTGDELESGLHQNHWAEIQTVDVVARAKPSTKMALVSALREAGEVVAVTGDGVNDVPALQAADVGIAMGARGTRSAREIADIVLMDDNFRSIVEAIHEGQRMFDNLRLSFLYLLLVHIPLVLTAAIIPLLGYPLLYLPVHIVWFEGALFRTARDDDDRRFDRRVYAVYAADLPAQPGQRRSDPACPCPCPGDAAAGQCGDYRRPEPAQESPGHPHHPDDRDLDDRVDPDSVAGELVDRHAVATGRLGRFVRGRGGARAGQLSAGRKRVFSARRGSRRKTRSGR from the coding sequence ATGGAACGGGTCGTTGAGCTGGAAAGACTCGCCGGGATCGCCGACCCGGCGGAAGGATTGACCGCCGCGGAAGTCGCGGCGCAGCGGGCGGATTACGGGGACAACGTCATCGTGCCGGTCAGGCGCCATGCCTGGCTGGTCATCCTCGGCGACACCCTGCGCGATCCCATGCTGTGGTTTTTGTTCGTCACCGCGGGGCTGTATCTGTGGCTGGGGGATTTGCGCGAGGCCGTGGTGCTGCTGATCGCGGTGTTCCCGCTGCTGGCGATGGATTTCTTTCTGCACTGGCGGACCTCGGCGTCGGTCTCCGGCCTGCAGTCGCGCCTCGCCACCGAGGCCCGCGTGCGGCGCGACGGGGCCTGGGAGACCGTTCCGTCACACGAGCTTGTGGTCGGCGACCTGGTGCGGGTCGCCGGCGGCGACTGGATCCCCGCCGACGGCATCGTGGAGGACGGGGCGCAACTGCAGGTGGAGGAATCCTCGCTGACCGGCGAGTCCTGGCCGGCCAGGAAATCGGCCTGGCCGTACCTGTGGGCGCGCGAGTCGATGGGCGGGCCCGATGAATCCAACTGGGTCTATGCCGGCACGCGCCTGTTGACCGGCGAATTGACCTACCGCGTGCTGCGGATCGGTGCCGAGACCGCCTACGGCGGCATCGTGCGCACGACCCAGGCGTCGAGTCATGAACTGACGCCGCTGCAACAGGGCATCGCCCGGGTGGTCAAGGTGCTGCTCGGATTCGCGCTGTTTTTCTGCGTGCTCATCGCCCTGATACGCTTTTGGCAGGGACACGGGCTGGTGGACGCCCTGCTCAGCGCGCTCACGTTCGCCATCGCGGCCCTGCCGGAGGAATTTCCGGTGGTGTTCACCTTCTTTCTCGGCGTGGGCGTGTTCCGCCTCGCCAAGCACCGCGCCCTGGTCAGGCGTGCGGTGACGGTGGAGAACATCCGTCACGTTTCCTGTATCTGTTCGGACAAGACCGGCACGCTCACCAGCGGCGAGCTGCACCTGACCCATATCGTGCCGGCAGTTCACGGCCAGTCGGACCGTCTGCTCGAAACGGCCCGGGCGGCCTCCGGCGCCGAACGCTTCGATCCGCTCGACCGGGCCATCCTGTCGGTCGAACCCAACAACCACGGCGCACCGCCACCGGCCGTCAAGCGTTTTCCCTTCACCGAGGACCGGCGCCGCGAATCGGTCGTGCTCGACTCGGCAAACGGCGTCTTCAAGCTGGCCAGCAAGGGCGCGGTGGAAACCATCCTGGCGGTCTGCGGGATCGACGGGGCCGCGCGCGACGAGTGGCAGGCCAGGGCGGACCGTTATGCGGCGGAGGGGCACAAGGTCATTGCCGTCGCCGAGCTGGACGGACTGGCAACGCCGGAAGAGCCGGCGGCCGGCATGCAGTTTCTCGGCCTGCTGGCGTTCGAGGATCCGCCGCGCGAAGGCGTGCACGAGGCCGTCGACGCCTGCCGCTCACTGGGCATAAGGACCATCATGGTCACGGGGGACCATCCGGTGACCGCGCGCAGCGTCGCCAGGTCTTTGGGCCTTGGGCAGGACGAGCCGCGGGTGCTGACCGGCGACGAGCTGGAATCGGGACTGCACCAAAACCACTGGGCGGAGATTCAAACCGTGGATGTGGTGGCGCGCGCCAAACCCTCCACCAAGATGGCGCTGGTGTCGGCGCTACGCGAGGCGGGGGAGGTGGTGGCGGTGACCGGCGACGGCGTCAACGACGTGCCCGCGCTGCAGGCAGCCGATGTGGGCATCGCCATGGGCGCGCGCGGGACGCGCAGCGCGCGCGAGATCGCCGACATCGTCCTGATGGACGACAATTTCCGCTCCATCGTGGAGGCCATTCACGAAGGCCAGCGCATGTTCGACAACCTGCGCCTGTCATTTCTGTACCTGCTGCTGGTGCACATTCCGCTGGTGCTCACGGCGGCGATCATCCCGTTGCTCGGTTATCCGCTGTTGTACCTGCCGGTGCATATCGTCTGGTTCGAGGGCGCGCTTTTTCGCACCGCGCGCGATGATGATGATCGGCGTTTCGACCGGCGTGTTTACGCTGTTTATGCTGCTGATCTACCGGCACAGCCTGGACAGCGCCGATCTGACCCAGCATGCCCGTGCCCATGCCCTGGCGACGCTGCTGCTGGGCAGTGCGGCGATTACCGCCGGCCTGAGCCGGCTCAGGAATCGCCAGGCCATCCTCATCACCCTGACGACCGTGATCTCGACGATCGCGTTGATCCAGATTCCGTGGCTGGCGAGCTGGTTGATCGTCACGCCGTTGCAACTGGACGACTGGGGCGCTTCGTTCGTGGCCGCGGCGGCGCTCGGGCTGGCCAGTTATCTGCTGGGAGGAAGAGGGTTTTTTCCGCTCGACGGGGAAGCCGGCGCAAGACCCGGAGCGGACGGTAA